A single Saccopteryx bilineata isolate mSacBil1 chromosome 11, mSacBil1_pri_phased_curated, whole genome shotgun sequence DNA region contains:
- the MC4R gene encoding melanocortin receptor 4, with product MNSTHHRGMHTSLHIWNHSTYRLHSHANESLGKGYSDGGCYEQLFVSPEVFVTLGVISLLENILVIVAIAKNKNLHSPMYFFICSLAVADMLVSVSNGSETIVITLLNSTDTDAQSFTVNIDNVIDSVICSSLLASICSLLSIAVDRYFTIFYALQYHNIMTVKRVGIILSCIWAACTVSGILFIIYSDSSVVIICLISMFFTMLALMASLYVHMFLMARLHIKRIAVLPSTGTIRQGANMKGAITLTILIGVFVVCWAPFFLHLIFYISCPRNPYCACFMSHFNLYLILIMCNSIIDPLIYALRSQELRKTFKEIICCYPLGGLCDLSSRY from the coding sequence ATGAACTCGACTCATCACCGTGGGATGCATACGTCCCTCCACATCTGGAACCACAGCACCTACAGGCTGCACAGCCATGCCAACGAGTCCCTGGGAAAAGGCTACTCTGATGGAGGGTGCTACGAGCAACTTTTTGTCTCTCCCGAGGTGTTTGTGACTCTGGGTGTCATCAGCCTGTTGGAGAATATCCTGGTGATTGTGGCAATAGCCAAGAACAAGAATCTGCACTCACCCATGTACTTTTTCATCTGCAGCCTGGCCGTGGCTGATATGTTGGTGAGCGTGTCGAACGGATCGGAAACTATTGTCATCACCCTGCTCAACAGTACAGACACAGACGCCCAGAGCTTCACCGTGAACATTGACAATGTCATTGACTCGGTGATCTGCAGCTCCTTGCTCGCATCCATTTGCAGCCTGCTTTCCATTGCAGTGGACAGGTATTTCACTATCTTTTATGCTCTCCAGTACCATAACATCATGACGGTTAAGCGGGTTGGGATCATCCTCAGTTGCATCTGGGCAGCTTGCACGGTTTCAGGCATCTTGTTCATCATTTACTCCGACAGTAGCGTGGTCATTATCTGCCTCATCAGCATGTTCTTCACCATGCTGGCTCTCATGGCTTCCCTCTATGTCCACATGTTCCTCATGGCCAGACTTCACATTAAGAGGATCGCTGTTCTCCCCAGCACTGGCACCATCCGCCAAGGTGCCAACATGAAAGGGGCAATCACCTTGACCATTCTGATCGGGGTCTTTGTTGTCTGCTGGGCCCCATTCTTCCTCCACCTGATATTCTACATCTCTTGTCCCCGGAACCCCTACTGTGCGTGCTTCATGTCTCACTTTAACTTGTATCTCATACTGATCATGTGCAACTCCATCATTGACCCTCTGATCTATGCACTCCGGAGCCAAGAGCTGAGGAAAACCTTCAAAGAGATCATCTGTTGCTATCCTCTGGGAGGTCTTTGTGACTTGTCTAGCAGATAttaa